A genomic window from Nocardioides jiangxiensis includes:
- a CDS encoding DUF4268 domain-containing protein has protein sequence MTTSLGRLAVVPAREVWPHEALDFTPWLLRNVDVLSDLLGMDLVLEAAEHPVGGFSLDLIGRDESTGEVVIVENQLETSDHTHLGQIITYAAGTDPTTIVWVATGFREEHRAAIDWLNQRTDENTRVFGVVIHVVRIGDSEPAPNFELVAQPNDWNKTVKAATRQSGETSEREATYREFWNFVLPRMRAQHPSWTRRNTSKQSFCDTIFGVPGIVGSMVWTREGLVSQIYFLATDPALATARFEALYERRAAFEAALGAVPAWEPMEGKKATRIAMLSPYTDVNDRERWPEIADWLIDSQARLRRAFAAVGGVVGVVAD, from the coding sequence ATGACCACCTCACTCGGACGTCTCGCTGTCGTGCCTGCCCGTGAGGTCTGGCCGCACGAAGCGCTGGACTTCACGCCGTGGCTGCTTCGGAACGTCGATGTGCTGTCCGATCTACTGGGCATGGATCTGGTCCTGGAGGCTGCCGAGCATCCAGTCGGCGGATTCAGCCTCGACCTGATCGGCCGAGACGAGTCGACCGGCGAGGTGGTCATCGTCGAGAACCAATTGGAGACCTCCGACCACACTCACCTGGGCCAGATCATCACCTACGCCGCAGGAACGGATCCGACCACGATCGTCTGGGTCGCGACCGGGTTCCGCGAAGAGCATCGCGCCGCCATCGACTGGCTGAACCAGCGCACGGACGAGAACACTCGTGTCTTCGGGGTAGTCATCCACGTTGTGCGGATCGGGGACTCGGAGCCCGCGCCGAACTTCGAACTGGTGGCGCAGCCGAACGACTGGAACAAGACCGTGAAGGCCGCGACCCGCCAGTCGGGTGAGACCTCCGAGCGAGAAGCGACGTACCGCGAGTTCTGGAACTTTGTGTTGCCGCGGATGCGGGCACAGCATCCGTCGTGGACCCGACGAAACACGTCGAAGCAGTCGTTCTGCGACACCATTTTCGGGGTCCCAGGCATCGTTGGCTCAATGGTCTGGACTCGCGAAGGACTTGTGTCGCAGATCTACTTCCTGGCGACCGATCCGGCGCTCGCGACGGCGCGGTTCGAGGCGCTCTACGAACGCCGGGCCGCCTTCGAAGCAGCCTTGGGTGCGGTTCCCGCCTGGGAGCCCATGGAGGGGAAGAAGGCGACGCGCATCGCCATGCTCTCGCCCTACACCGACGTCAACGACCGCGAGCGCTGGCCCGAGATCGCCGACTGGTTGATCGACTCTCAGGCGCGCCTTCGGCGGGCGTTCGCCGCGGTTGGCGGCGTAGTTGGAGTGGTCGCGGACTAG
- a CDS encoding DNA cytosine methyltransferase encodes MPQQPAFRFIDLFAGIGGFHAVMKAFGGECVYAVEIDKKAANVYEANWGHPAHGDITLDADDELGIMNVPAHDVLCAGFPCQPFSKSGAQRGMDEARGTLFFNIASIIKAHHPAVVLLENVRNLIGPRHAHEWDVIIQTLREEGYNVSARPAVFSPHLLPEHLGGTPQVRERVFITATYAPQTVPYLPNGKVDFEVEGPRPVANMTDRFPAKETSNAPLFDPGSKDNGWNLLDGSILTDSHRVPGCDLTPVETLWIDAWDDFTLLMRERTGEPLKGFPYWADCWLDFPEAAAAMRRAPVPTRDDEGRYQPTSAADFKMPKKVTRPAIPSHLPAWKQSHLRRNYDMFEAHWRDVLPWAWRWGIYTDLFPASRRKAEWQAQDAKRLWDTVMHFRPSGIRAKRPTYLPALVAITQTSIVGPLERRLSPRETARLQGLPDTFVFPNQPDAATYKQMGNGVAVGAVQHVFREHVLRDEALLMADPAGVGPRIVAAAKDTTPAKVVQRLAEHKPACS; translated from the coding sequence ATGCCGCAGCAGCCCGCGTTTCGCTTCATCGATCTCTTCGCGGGCATCGGCGGCTTCCATGCCGTCATGAAGGCGTTCGGCGGTGAGTGCGTCTATGCCGTCGAGATCGACAAGAAGGCTGCGAACGTCTACGAGGCGAACTGGGGCCATCCGGCTCACGGCGACATCACTCTCGACGCCGACGACGAACTCGGGATCATGAACGTTCCGGCCCATGACGTCCTCTGCGCAGGCTTCCCCTGCCAGCCTTTCTCCAAGTCCGGCGCCCAGCGCGGCATGGACGAGGCCCGCGGCACCCTCTTCTTCAACATCGCCTCGATCATCAAGGCCCACCACCCGGCCGTCGTGCTCTTGGAGAACGTCCGGAACCTCATCGGACCGCGCCACGCCCACGAGTGGGACGTGATCATCCAGACGCTGCGCGAAGAGGGCTACAACGTCTCGGCTCGTCCTGCCGTCTTCTCGCCCCACCTGCTGCCCGAGCACCTCGGCGGCACCCCGCAGGTCCGGGAGCGAGTCTTCATCACGGCGACCTATGCGCCCCAGACCGTCCCGTACCTGCCGAACGGGAAGGTCGACTTCGAGGTGGAAGGCCCCAGGCCCGTCGCGAATATGACCGACCGGTTCCCCGCCAAGGAGACCAGCAACGCGCCACTGTTCGACCCTGGCTCAAAGGACAACGGCTGGAACCTTCTCGACGGAAGCATCCTCACCGACTCGCACCGGGTGCCGGGGTGCGACCTGACGCCAGTCGAGACGCTCTGGATCGACGCCTGGGACGACTTCACGCTCTTGATGCGTGAGCGCACTGGGGAGCCGCTCAAGGGCTTCCCCTACTGGGCTGACTGCTGGCTCGACTTTCCTGAAGCAGCGGCCGCGATGCGACGTGCCCCGGTGCCGACCCGCGATGACGAGGGCCGCTACCAGCCCACCTCCGCGGCGGACTTCAAGATGCCGAAGAAGGTCACCCGGCCCGCGATCCCGTCGCACCTGCCCGCGTGGAAGCAGAGCCACCTACGCAGGAACTACGACATGTTCGAGGCTCACTGGCGCGACGTTCTGCCCTGGGCCTGGCGCTGGGGCATCTACACGGACCTGTTCCCTGCTTCGCGGCGTAAGGCCGAGTGGCAGGCTCAGGACGCCAAGCGCCTCTGGGACACAGTCATGCACTTCCGACCGTCCGGTATCCGCGCCAAGCGTCCGACGTACCTACCCGCGCTTGTCGCCATCACCCAGACTTCGATTGTCGGGCCTCTGGAGCGGCGTCTGTCGCCCCGCGAGACTGCCCGCCTCCAGGGGCTTCCGGACACCTTCGTGTTCCCGAACCAGCCTGACGCGGCGACGTACAAGCAGATGGGCAACGGGGTCGCCGTAGGGGCAGTCCAGCACGTCTTCCGCGAGCACGTCCTGCGTGACGAAGCGCTGCTCATGGCAGATCCCGCTGGCGTGGGACCGAGGATCGTGGCAGCCGCCAAGGACACGACGCCCGCCAAGGTCGTGCAGCGTTTGGCAGAGCACAAGCCCGCCTGTTCCTGA
- a CDS encoding NACHT domain-containing protein has protein sequence MASSGSWKYLYERLGDSRFQQLCAALVLDRLPDVAVFPVGEKDGGRDMVSGTGENRTILQVKFSGDRRKKTATWMKQQINGEATNIERLVNEGCKRYILMTNVEGGAAPGSGSRDEVEEELTALSKKFKVEMSCLWSSDLDAWVDNAPQGIKFAYVDMLAGTDALFALLNSMSLEASERRDKDVLVTYVGTHWSRDRRVKFRQIDLVSDLLSDLFVDVTALRSRLPRGVFYSSAEVDHVAENLLDTATPPLTLIEGVPGQGKSTLAQYICQVYRATFIGRDALKAKGEALPETETDDLRVPFRIDLADYAEWATGGDPFAVTEPDAKKKPKPPKRITVEDFLLAHIEAAAPGHDLNVADVRSLLDRFPSQVVFDGLDEVASPELRQALVGEIDAFIGRWVQVRPGNMRVLVTTRPNASGLAEPAPDLFQRLELQPLTEAIRKRYLRQWVVAQQIDSGERRNLERIFGERTAAPHVAQLASNPMQLTILLHLIRTKGDSLPTARTSLYRAYMDLFLAREAAKTRAVLDNLSDLEEATAFIGWFMHALTEVDATSTRLPGARIIREMTMYLASVQKATDGVQGLFEALRDRVWVLTSKHTGTYEFDVQSIREFFAARFLYEFAQSDNGDGYEPEAALVELLPRSYWSNAARFLAGHFQSREIAHVADLIQERLGDVHGARQVRTTLWTLLADGIFKERPLAQTRVAEMLADDLTVRFVAPEIVRGSTLPTLASDFGAPVLSDVLRDAVTRDPGSRMTQSRMTVATSVGDQKDLEVWWQSELGKAAGQSAQTAWLTAGGSRRFASSLPATTVDALDLDMPASAMAAIEAGVSPTDGSKNAQRLLKAVLDGECSDAIPHGISEASDLLRVVAPRVLLMMTGLAGVGGNLNLAGHRAFATRQNDRTAALKRLSDRHGNRGIQNALRIHKGDGNTTTRWVNTARALAATYGRPTWLATEIAAIAAALPETVYFTGGNLTKGAPCFGTAMDYGQWLPAVRAHKSDQEWWRQQVTLCDCEHARATWVLGLLCSANAPVVQALLPEIGGIVSGLPPKEKRALIESSSRIAASGIPRNLASVYVDSDTSVEVRLLLGHYANNPADLFDDDLILEAAVLGRGSWPAARAAQERFKVDPSLDSARLIAAFGTGPTEVLPLEGDIPVEVAEQMLLRPADYSLGWLIAADRALTSRRYGAPLKNLADTAWGI, from the coding sequence GTGGCGAGTTCGGGATCCTGGAAGTACCTCTACGAGCGGCTCGGCGACAGTCGCTTCCAGCAACTCTGCGCAGCACTCGTGCTGGATCGCTTACCCGACGTTGCCGTCTTCCCGGTTGGAGAGAAGGACGGTGGCCGGGACATGGTCTCGGGCACCGGTGAGAACCGAACGATCCTTCAGGTCAAGTTCTCGGGCGACCGTCGCAAGAAGACTGCAACGTGGATGAAGCAGCAGATCAACGGTGAAGCGACGAACATCGAGCGCTTGGTGAATGAGGGCTGCAAGCGCTACATCCTCATGACCAACGTCGAGGGTGGCGCCGCCCCTGGCTCCGGCTCGCGCGACGAGGTCGAGGAGGAACTAACGGCGCTTTCGAAGAAGTTCAAGGTCGAGATGTCCTGCCTATGGTCGTCTGACCTCGACGCGTGGGTCGACAACGCTCCGCAGGGAATCAAGTTCGCGTACGTCGACATGCTCGCGGGCACGGATGCCCTTTTCGCACTGCTGAACTCCATGAGCCTGGAGGCGAGCGAGAGGCGCGACAAGGATGTCCTGGTCACGTACGTCGGTACGCATTGGTCTCGGGATCGGCGCGTGAAGTTCCGCCAGATCGATCTCGTGAGCGACCTCCTCAGCGACCTGTTCGTCGACGTCACAGCCCTGCGCTCACGCCTTCCTCGCGGAGTGTTCTATTCGAGTGCTGAGGTCGATCACGTCGCGGAGAACCTCCTCGACACAGCGACCCCGCCGCTCACCCTTATCGAGGGCGTGCCAGGTCAGGGAAAGTCCACGCTGGCGCAGTACATCTGCCAGGTGTACCGCGCGACGTTCATCGGTCGAGATGCGTTGAAGGCAAAGGGCGAGGCGCTGCCGGAGACCGAGACAGACGACCTTCGTGTCCCATTTCGGATCGATCTGGCCGACTACGCCGAGTGGGCGACCGGCGGCGACCCGTTCGCGGTCACGGAGCCGGACGCGAAGAAGAAGCCGAAGCCGCCCAAGCGCATCACCGTCGAGGATTTCCTCCTGGCTCACATTGAGGCCGCGGCACCCGGCCACGACCTCAACGTGGCCGACGTCCGTAGCCTCCTTGATCGGTTCCCGAGCCAGGTTGTTTTCGATGGGCTCGACGAAGTCGCCTCGCCGGAACTGCGGCAGGCGCTAGTGGGGGAGATCGACGCGTTTATCGGACGTTGGGTCCAAGTCCGCCCGGGAAACATGCGGGTGCTCGTGACGACCCGGCCCAATGCTTCGGGGCTCGCGGAGCCAGCGCCTGACCTGTTCCAGCGACTCGAACTCCAGCCCCTCACGGAGGCGATTCGCAAGCGCTACCTGCGCCAATGGGTCGTCGCTCAGCAGATCGACTCCGGCGAGCGTAGAAACCTAGAGCGGATCTTCGGAGAGCGGACGGCCGCGCCACACGTGGCGCAACTTGCCTCCAATCCGATGCAGTTAACGATCCTTCTGCACTTGATCCGCACGAAGGGCGACTCATTGCCGACGGCGCGCACGAGTCTCTACCGCGCCTACATGGACCTCTTCTTGGCTCGCGAGGCAGCCAAGACCCGCGCCGTCCTAGACAACCTCTCCGACCTGGAGGAGGCGACCGCCTTCATCGGCTGGTTCATGCACGCGCTGACGGAGGTGGATGCGACGTCGACCCGGCTACCTGGTGCCCGGATCATCCGCGAGATGACCATGTACCTGGCCAGCGTCCAGAAGGCGACGGATGGCGTTCAAGGCCTCTTCGAGGCCCTCCGGGATCGTGTGTGGGTGCTGACGAGCAAGCACACCGGCACTTACGAATTCGACGTGCAATCGATCCGGGAGTTCTTCGCGGCGCGGTTCCTTTACGAGTTCGCTCAGTCAGACAACGGAGACGGCTACGAGCCAGAGGCTGCGCTCGTCGAGTTGCTGCCGCGCTCGTACTGGTCCAACGCAGCCCGGTTCCTCGCCGGGCACTTCCAATCGCGCGAGATCGCTCATGTTGCAGATCTAATTCAGGAGCGCCTCGGTGACGTTCACGGAGCCCGGCAGGTTCGCACGACCCTTTGGACCCTCCTCGCTGACGGCATCTTCAAGGAGCGGCCTCTCGCTCAAACCCGCGTCGCGGAGATGCTCGCCGACGACCTGACGGTACGTTTCGTAGCCCCAGAGATCGTGCGTGGATCCACATTGCCGACGTTGGCAAGTGACTTCGGCGCGCCAGTCTTGAGTGATGTGCTGCGAGACGCCGTAACCAGGGATCCGGGCTCAAGGATGACTCAGTCGCGCATGACCGTCGCGACCAGCGTCGGGGATCAGAAGGACCTCGAAGTGTGGTGGCAGTCCGAACTCGGAAAGGCCGCGGGACAGTCAGCACAGACGGCATGGCTCACCGCGGGCGGTTCGAGGCGATTCGCCTCGTCCCTTCCAGCGACTACCGTCGATGCCCTGGATCTGGACATGCCCGCGTCAGCCATGGCTGCCATCGAGGCCGGTGTGAGTCCGACAGACGGATCGAAGAACGCTCAGCGGCTCCTAAAGGCCGTCCTTGATGGGGAGTGTTCAGATGCCATTCCGCACGGGATCTCCGAGGCCAGCGACCTCCTCCGCGTCGTAGCACCCCGCGTGCTTCTGATGATGACCGGCCTCGCAGGAGTGGGGGGCAATCTGAACCTTGCTGGCCACCGAGCCTTCGCAACCCGGCAGAACGACCGAACTGCTGCACTGAAGCGACTTTCCGACCGTCATGGCAACCGCGGCATCCAGAACGCGCTGCGTATCCACAAGGGAGACGGCAATACAACGACGCGCTGGGTAAATACGGCCCGCGCGCTGGCCGCTACGTACGGCCGACCAACGTGGCTCGCGACCGAGATCGCGGCCATCGCCGCGGCGTTGCCGGAAACGGTCTACTTCACCGGCGGCAATCTCACTAAGGGTGCGCCATGCTTTGGAACGGCGATGGACTACGGCCAATGGCTGCCAGCGGTTCGCGCGCACAAGTCGGACCAGGAGTGGTGGAGGCAACAAGTCACGCTATGCGACTGCGAGCATGCGAGGGCGACGTGGGTTCTTGGCCTACTTTGTTCGGCGAACGCCCCCGTCGTGCAGGCGCTGCTCCCCGAGATCGGAGGCATCGTGAGTGGCTTGCCGCCGAAGGAGAAGCGTGCCCTCATCGAAAGCAGCAGTCGCATCGCTGCGTCTGGAATTCCGCGCAACCTCGCCAGTGTCTACGTCGATTCCGATACGTCCGTCGAAGTTCGCTTGCTGCTCGGGCACTACGCGAACAACCCGGCCGATCTCTTTGATGACGACCTCATCCTCGAAGCCGCCGTCCTCGGGCGTGGCTCGTGGCCCGCGGCCCGGGCAGCACAGGAGCGCTTCAAGGTTGATCCCTCCCTCGATTCGGCTCGGCTGATCGCCGCCTTCGGGACAGGGCCGACCGAGGTGTTGCCGTTGGAGGGCGATATTCCTGTTGAGGTGGCAGAGCAGATGCTGCTGCGCCCCGCTGACTACTCGTTGGGTTGGCTGATCGCCGCGGATCGGGCGCTGACGTCACGGCGGTACGGCGCACCGCTGAAGAATCTGGCCGACACCGCGTGGGGGATCTGA